A section of the Candidatus Latescibacterota bacterium genome encodes:
- the rplT gene encoding 50S ribosomal protein L20 — translation MSRAINNVASRARRKRILTRAKGYQGKRKNSVRQGTEAVHKAGQYAYRDRRDRKRQFRRLWIIRINAAAHENGLSYSRFMSGLKELAVEIDRKQLAELAVNDPSAFRMLAEKVQAQLAQAS, via the coding sequence ATGTCCCGCGCCATCAACAACGTCGCCTCGCGCGCACGTCGCAAGCGCATCCTGACCCGCGCCAAGGGCTATCAGGGCAAGCGGAAGAACAGCGTCCGTCAGGGGACGGAGGCCGTCCACAAGGCGGGTCAGTACGCATATCGCGACCGGCGGGACCGCAAGCGCCAGTTCCGGCGCCTCTGGATCATCCGCATCAACGCCGCGGCCCACGAGAACGGCCTGAGCTACAGCCGCTTCATGAGCGGGCTCAAGGAGCTCGCGGTGGAGATCGACCGCAAGCAGCTCGCCGAGCTGGCCGTCAACGACCCCTCGGCCTTCCGCATGCTCGCGGAGAAGGTGCAGGCGCAGCTCGCCCAGGCCAGCTAG
- the rpmI gene encoding 50S ribosomal protein L35 has translation MPKMKSNRAAKKRFRATGSGKIRRNKAFANHILTKKSAKRKRNLRDATLAAPSDNGRIKRMILAE, from the coding sequence ATGCCCAAGATGAAGAGCAATCGCGCCGCGAAGAAGCGTTTCCGGGCCACCGGCTCCGGCAAGATTCGTCGCAACAAGGCCTTCGCGAACCACATTCTCACCAAGAAGTCCGCCAAGCGGAAGCGCAACCTCCGCGACGCCACCCTGGCTGCCCCGTCCGACAACGGGCGCATCAAGCGGATGATCCTGGCCGAGTAG
- a CDS encoding 1-deoxy-D-xylulose-5-phosphate synthase, with the protein MLLDGIRNPQDVAALPVEALPFLAHEIREEIIQVCSLNGGHLAASLGSVDLAVAVHHVFPEESTRLIWDTGHQAYAHKLLTGRRDRFHTLRRPGGLSGFLKRSESAYDHFGAGHACTAISAALGFSRGAALRGEQRQTIAILGDGAATGGMVYEAINNARAHAGRLMVILNDNEMSISPNVGSISRILTRLTSTRTFLSLEGGAWRAMGRIPRFGTRLRALASRAKFGLKHMVLPSNFFEDFGFKYYGPLDGHDIPLLVRTLKQLSRIEGPVLLHVLSRKGKGCSFAESNPAKYHGFAPFVLETGAKRPSGEGPSPITYTQAFGDAVVELAERDERVVAITAAMPEGTGLGPFAERFPERFFDVGIAEPHAVTFAAGLAADGLRPVVAIYSTFLQRAFDQIVHDVALQKLPVIFAIDRAGVVGEDGPTHHGVLDLGYLGMVPGMVVMAPGDENELRRMLATAVDYQGGPIALRYPRSAALGLAETAPLETLAIGKSRRLRDGRDIHLWSLGATLGAAQKAADQLVAQGFAPSLVDARFLAPLDEEALAAIVEPTDLVVTIEENGPVGGFGEAVLRFYRERGQGPRVLPLTLPHAFVQQGKRPELLAQAGLDADGIVASIKSALGHLAEQRASGQQQ; encoded by the coding sequence ATGCTGCTGGACGGAATCCGCAACCCACAGGACGTCGCCGCGCTGCCGGTGGAAGCCCTGCCCTTTCTCGCCCACGAGATCCGTGAGGAGATCATCCAGGTCTGCTCGCTGAACGGCGGGCATCTGGCGGCGAGCCTCGGCTCCGTCGACCTGGCCGTGGCCGTGCACCACGTCTTCCCCGAGGAGAGCACGCGGCTGATCTGGGACACCGGCCACCAGGCCTACGCCCACAAGCTCCTCACCGGACGCCGCGACCGCTTCCACACCCTGCGCCGTCCGGGCGGCCTCAGCGGCTTCCTCAAGCGCAGCGAGAGCGCCTACGACCACTTCGGCGCCGGCCACGCCTGCACGGCCATCAGCGCGGCGCTGGGCTTCTCGCGCGGCGCGGCGCTGCGCGGCGAGCAGCGGCAGACCATCGCGATCCTTGGCGACGGCGCCGCCACGGGCGGCATGGTCTACGAGGCCATCAACAACGCCCGCGCGCACGCCGGCCGGCTGATGGTGATCCTCAACGACAACGAGATGTCGATCTCGCCCAACGTGGGATCGATCTCCCGCATCCTCACGCGCCTGACGTCCACCCGCACCTTCCTCAGCCTGGAGGGCGGCGCCTGGCGCGCCATGGGGCGCATCCCGCGCTTCGGCACGCGGCTGCGCGCGCTGGCCAGCCGCGCGAAGTTCGGCCTCAAGCACATGGTGCTGCCGAGCAACTTCTTCGAGGATTTCGGCTTCAAGTACTACGGCCCGCTGGACGGCCACGACATCCCGCTCCTCGTGCGCACGCTGAAGCAGCTCTCGCGCATCGAGGGTCCGGTGCTGCTGCACGTGCTCAGCCGCAAGGGCAAGGGCTGCTCCTTCGCGGAGTCGAATCCCGCGAAGTACCACGGCTTCGCGCCCTTCGTGCTCGAGACCGGCGCCAAGCGTCCGAGCGGCGAGGGGCCGAGTCCCATCACCTACACCCAGGCCTTCGGCGACGCCGTGGTGGAGCTGGCGGAGCGGGACGAGCGCGTGGTCGCCATCACGGCGGCCATGCCCGAGGGCACCGGGCTCGGCCCCTTCGCGGAGCGCTTCCCGGAGCGCTTCTTCGACGTGGGCATCGCCGAGCCGCACGCGGTCACCTTCGCCGCGGGCCTGGCCGCGGACGGCCTGCGCCCCGTGGTGGCCATCTACTCCACCTTCCTGCAGCGCGCCTTCGACCAGATCGTCCACGACGTCGCCCTGCAGAAGCTGCCCGTGATCTTCGCCATCGATCGCGCCGGCGTGGTGGGCGAGGACGGCCCCACCCACCACGGCGTGCTGGACCTGGGCTACCTCGGCATGGTGCCCGGCATGGTGGTCATGGCCCCGGGCGACGAGAACGAGCTGCGTCGCATGCTCGCCACCGCGGTGGACTACCAGGGCGGGCCGATCGCGCTGCGCTACCCGCGCAGCGCCGCGCTGGGCCTTGCGGAGACGGCGCCGCTGGAGACGCTGGCCATCGGCAAGAGCCGTCGCCTGCGCGACGGGCGCGACATCCACCTCTGGTCGCTCGGCGCGACCCTGGGCGCCGCACAGAAGGCGGCCGATCAGCTCGTCGCGCAGGGCTTCGCCCCCTCGCTCGTGGACGCGCGCTTCCTGGCGCCGCTCGACGAGGAGGCGCTGGCCGCCATCGTCGAGCCGACCGACCTCGTCGTCACGATCGAGGAGAACGGACCGGTGGGCGGCTTCGGCGAGGCCGTGCTGCGCTTCTATCGAGAGCGAGGCCAGGGGCCGCGCGTGCTGCCGCTCACGCTGCCGCACGCCTTCGTGCAGCAGGGCAAGCGCCCCGAACTCCTCGCGCAGGCGGGCCTCGACGCCGACGGCATCGTGGCCAGCATCAAGTCCGCCCTGGGACATCTCGCGGAGCAGCGCGCCAGCGGCCAGCAGCAGTGA
- a CDS encoding YmdB family metallophosphoesterase, with protein MRLLFIADIMGRPGRRAVTQLLPELRARLAPDVVIANAENSAAGAGFTPKIARELMDAGADVLTGGNHSFDNKEGVAHLDDGDGRVLRPHNYPPGNPGCGRAVLALPDGRELLVINLIGRVFMNPVDCPFRAADDLLADWEGRGPVFVDMHAEASSEKIALARYLDGRVSAVIGTHTHVQTADARILPGGTAYLTDAGMTGPHGGIIGMDAEAVLHRFLRQNLRRFEVATEDPRLQGALITIDKAGRATAIERIDAPLTTPEGGTA; from the coding sequence ATGCGCCTTCTCTTCATCGCGGACATCATGGGACGCCCCGGGCGTCGCGCCGTCACGCAGCTCCTGCCTGAGCTGCGCGCGCGTCTCGCCCCCGACGTGGTCATCGCCAACGCGGAAAACTCCGCGGCGGGCGCGGGCTTCACGCCCAAGATCGCGCGCGAGCTGATGGACGCCGGCGCTGACGTCCTCACCGGCGGCAACCACAGCTTCGACAACAAGGAGGGCGTCGCCCACCTCGACGACGGCGACGGCCGCGTGCTCCGCCCGCACAACTACCCGCCGGGCAACCCCGGCTGCGGCCGCGCGGTCCTGGCCCTGCCCGACGGCCGCGAGCTGCTCGTGATCAATCTCATCGGGCGCGTGTTCATGAACCCCGTGGACTGTCCCTTCCGCGCCGCGGACGACCTGCTCGCCGACTGGGAGGGGCGCGGTCCCGTCTTCGTGGACATGCACGCCGAAGCCAGCAGCGAGAAGATCGCCCTGGCCCGCTATCTCGACGGCCGCGTCTCCGCGGTGATCGGCACGCACACCCACGTGCAGACGGCCGACGCGCGCATCCTGCCCGGCGGCACCGCCTACCTGACCGACGCCGGCATGACCGGCCCGCACGGCGGCATCATCGGGATGGACGCCGAGGCGGTCCTGCACCGCTTCCTGCGCCAGAACCTGCGCCGTTTCGAGGTGGCCACCGAGGATCCGCGCCTGCAGGGCGCGCTGATCACGATCGACAAGGCCGGCCGCGCCACCGCCATCGAACGCATCGACGCGCCGCTCACGACCCCGGAGGGAGGAACCGCGTGA
- a CDS encoding translation initiation factor IF-3 gives MRRDSDEPRVNHRIRIPEIRLIDEEGNQVGIIATSVAMEMAQERGLDLVEVSPGSRPPVCRIMDFGKYKYEQSKKAKEARKKQHTVVVKEVQFRPKTDDHDYGFKLRNIIRFLEHKDKVKVTLRFRGREMSHMDFAMQTFQRLMADIAEHGKIEQEPKQEGRTVVMILAPLNEKERRPQRAREEEAASGGVQE, from the coding sequence ATCCGCCGCGATTCCGACGAACCCCGCGTCAATCACCGGATCCGTATCCCGGAGATCCGTCTCATCGACGAAGAAGGCAACCAGGTGGGCATCATCGCCACCTCGGTGGCCATGGAGATGGCCCAGGAGCGGGGCCTGGATCTGGTGGAGGTGTCGCCGGGCTCCCGGCCTCCGGTCTGCCGGATCATGGACTTCGGCAAGTACAAGTACGAGCAGAGCAAGAAGGCCAAGGAGGCGCGCAAGAAGCAGCACACGGTGGTGGTCAAGGAAGTGCAGTTCCGTCCCAAGACCGACGACCACGACTACGGCTTCAAGCTGCGCAACATCATCCGCTTCCTGGAGCACAAGGACAAGGTCAAGGTGACCCTCCGCTTCCGGGGCCGCGAGATGAGCCACATGGACTTCGCGATGCAGACCTTCCAGCGCTTGATGGCCGACATCGCCGAGCACGGCAAGATCGAGCAGGAGCCCAAGCAGGAAGGACGGACCGTGGTGATGATCCTGGCGCCCCTCAACGAGAAGGAGCGCCGGCCACAGCGGGCCAGGGAAGAAGAGGCCGCCAGCGGCGGCGTTCAGGAGTAA
- the zapB gene encoding cell division protein ZapB has protein sequence MSEVSNLDILEQKIGQAIEKLNRMDRENHELRTRLEQLEQEKQGLASERDTLAAQLSSAQQSGANLDDLRGRVDGILSKFELLDL, from the coding sequence GTGTCAGAAGTGTCCAATCTCGACATCCTCGAGCAGAAGATCGGCCAGGCCATCGAGAAGCTGAATCGCATGGACCGGGAGAACCACGAACTGCGGACCCGCCTCGAGCAGCTCGAGCAGGAGAAGCAGGGGCTCGCGTCCGAGCGCGATACGCTGGCGGCGCAGCTCAGCAGCGCGCAGCAGTCCGGCGCGAACCTGGACGATCTCCGCGGCCGCGTGGACGGCATCCTCTCGAAATTCGAGCTACTGGATCTCTGA
- a CDS encoding divergent PAP2 family protein: MLLAPIIGTGLLGQLLKLGFHSLRERRWRPGRLADFESFPSLHPLLGGCLAVQVAQATGWGSPYTAIVLGYTAVILYDTSGVKRAAGRQAGILMSLGQAQSLEHRLSVLLGQSPVRAWVALLAGGMLGLLVERALLALRAWRW; encoded by the coding sequence ATGCTCCTCGCTCCGATCATCGGCACGGGACTGCTGGGGCAGCTGCTGAAGCTCGGCTTCCATTCGCTGCGCGAGCGGCGCTGGCGGCCGGGCCGGCTGGCAGACTTCGAGAGCTTCCCCAGCCTGCATCCGCTGCTGGGCGGCTGCCTCGCCGTGCAGGTGGCCCAGGCGACGGGCTGGGGCAGTCCCTACACGGCGATCGTCCTGGGCTACACGGCGGTGATCCTCTACGACACCTCGGGGGTCAAGCGGGCCGCCGGCCGCCAGGCGGGCATCCTCATGTCGCTGGGCCAGGCCCAGTCGCTGGAGCACCGGCTCAGCGTGCTCCTGGGGCAGAGCCCGGTGCGCGCCTGGGTGGCCCTCCTGGCGGGGGGGATGCTGGGCCTGCTGGTGGAAAGAGCCCTGCTTGCACTGCGGGCCTGGCGCTGGTAG
- a CDS encoding phenylalanine--tRNA ligase subunit beta: MLISLNWLREYVDISATPAQLAEDLTMLGLNVESLEHRPNPFDALRIGRVLTCERHPNADKLSVCTVDIGEDAPRHIVCGAPNVRAGLEVAVIPAGASLPDGTEIKKGKLRGELSEGMICSEIELGLGEDASGIMELDFDVPAGTPLSAKFGEEDWLLDIEVTPNRPDQLGVLGVAREVAALYDTPLRLPATALRAGGETSLAPVPVTVEDSAGCPRYIARRLTGVTVGPSPEWLQARLLALGLRPINNVVDITNYVLFETGHPLHAFDAARLAGGEIRVRRARQGERLVTLDEKTLELCAEDLVIADARDPVALAGVMGGDASKVTDSTRELVLESAVFDPRSVRGARRRYDLSTDSSYRFERGTAFSTAALASARATQLFVELAGAVAADRPDDVAAAAPPTRTVALRPARANALLGTTLTAEDMAALLARFGLEARVAGDALETAIPDTRPDLELEVDLIEEVARLHGYNAVPRENRVRNTLYGARSEDERRVERLHRALTRLGCREVLTSTFMDPRQLDLLRVPADDPRRRTVTVLNPLVSFNETLRTSLLPGLLDVLRTNFHRGQEELRLYQLGRVYLARDGEALPDEPLRLALLLTGHAAPAHYSLPAAPTTLADLRGLALALAEDAGLILDVDYGAADPCYVPGASFQLKAQGSVLGQGGLLRASVLGDLKPKREVYVLEIDRPLAGALRQARYAPLPAFPAAGRDLALLVPDGVAWEQVESLLRRAGGKLLEDLALFDIYRGKGLPEGRASYAVRLSFRSAEGTLTDKQVDKVQQRILGELNKALKVELRS, from the coding sequence ATGCTGATCAGCCTGAACTGGCTGCGGGAGTACGTCGACATTTCCGCGACGCCGGCCCAGCTGGCCGAGGACCTGACCATGCTCGGCCTCAACGTCGAGAGCCTCGAGCACCGGCCCAATCCCTTCGACGCGCTGCGCATCGGCCGCGTGCTCACCTGCGAGCGCCATCCCAACGCGGACAAGCTGTCGGTCTGCACGGTGGACATCGGCGAGGATGCACCCCGCCACATCGTCTGCGGCGCGCCGAACGTTCGCGCGGGCCTTGAGGTTGCGGTCATCCCCGCCGGCGCCAGCCTGCCTGACGGCACGGAGATCAAGAAGGGCAAGCTGCGCGGCGAGCTCTCCGAGGGCATGATCTGCTCCGAGATCGAGCTGGGCCTGGGCGAGGACGCCTCGGGCATCATGGAGCTGGACTTCGACGTCCCCGCCGGCACGCCGCTCTCGGCGAAGTTCGGCGAGGAGGACTGGCTGCTCGACATCGAGGTCACGCCCAACCGCCCCGACCAGCTCGGCGTGCTCGGCGTGGCCCGCGAGGTGGCCGCGCTCTACGACACGCCCCTGCGCCTGCCGGCGACCGCGCTGCGGGCGGGAGGCGAGACGTCCCTCGCGCCGGTGCCGGTCACCGTGGAAGACTCCGCCGGCTGCCCGCGCTACATCGCCCGGCGGCTGACCGGCGTGACCGTGGGCCCGAGCCCGGAGTGGCTGCAGGCGCGGCTGCTGGCGCTCGGCCTGCGTCCCATCAACAACGTGGTGGACATCACGAACTACGTGCTCTTCGAGACGGGACATCCCCTGCACGCCTTCGACGCCGCGCGGCTCGCGGGCGGCGAGATCCGCGTGCGCCGCGCGCGGCAGGGGGAGCGCCTCGTCACGCTGGACGAGAAGACGCTGGAACTCTGTGCCGAGGATCTCGTCATCGCGGACGCCAGGGATCCGGTGGCGCTGGCCGGCGTCATGGGCGGCGACGCGAGCAAGGTGACGGACAGCACCCGCGAGCTCGTGCTCGAGAGCGCGGTCTTCGATCCGCGCAGCGTGCGCGGCGCGCGACGCCGCTACGACCTCAGCACCGATTCATCCTATCGCTTCGAGCGGGGCACGGCCTTCTCGACCGCCGCGCTGGCCAGCGCTCGCGCGACGCAGCTCTTCGTGGAGCTGGCCGGCGCCGTGGCTGCGGACCGGCCCGACGACGTGGCGGCGGCCGCTCCGCCCACGCGCACCGTCGCCCTGCGTCCCGCGCGCGCGAACGCGCTGCTGGGCACGACGCTCACCGCCGAGGACATGGCCGCCCTGCTGGCTCGCTTCGGACTCGAGGCCCGTGTCGCCGGGGACGCGCTGGAGACCGCCATCCCCGACACCCGGCCCGATCTCGAGCTGGAGGTGGATCTGATCGAGGAGGTCGCGCGTCTGCACGGCTACAACGCGGTGCCCCGCGAGAACCGCGTGCGCAACACCCTCTACGGCGCGCGCAGCGAGGACGAGCGGCGCGTCGAGCGGCTGCACCGCGCGCTGACCCGCCTCGGCTGCCGCGAGGTCCTGACCAGCACCTTCATGGATCCCCGGCAGCTGGACCTCCTGCGCGTCCCCGCGGACGACCCCCGCCGGCGCACGGTGACCGTGCTCAATCCGCTGGTGAGCTTCAACGAGACGCTCCGCACCAGCCTGCTGCCCGGGCTGCTGGACGTCCTGCGCACGAACTTCCACCGGGGGCAGGAGGAGCTGCGCCTCTATCAGCTCGGACGGGTCTACCTCGCCCGCGACGGCGAGGCGCTGCCCGACGAACCCCTGCGCCTCGCCCTGCTCCTCACCGGCCACGCGGCGCCCGCGCACTACAGCCTGCCGGCCGCGCCGACGACGCTGGCGGACCTGCGCGGACTCGCCCTGGCGCTGGCCGAGGACGCCGGACTCATCCTCGACGTGGACTATGGCGCGGCGGATCCCTGCTACGTCCCGGGCGCCTCCTTCCAGCTCAAGGCCCAGGGCTCGGTGCTCGGGCAGGGCGGACTGCTGCGGGCCTCGGTCCTGGGCGACCTCAAGCCCAAGCGCGAGGTCTACGTCCTCGAGATCGACCGCCCCCTGGCGGGGGCGCTGCGGCAGGCGCGCTACGCGCCGCTGCCGGCCTTCCCGGCCGCGGGGCGCGACCTGGCGCTGCTCGTGCCGGACGGCGTTGCCTGGGAGCAGGTGGAGTCCCTCCTGCGCAGGGCCGGGGGCAAGCTGCTGGAGGACCTGGCCCTCTTCGACATCTACCGCGGCAAGGGCCTGCCCGAGGGGCGCGCCAGCTACGCCGTCCGCCTGAGCTTCCGCTCGGCGGAGGGGACCTTGACGGACAAGCAGGTCGACAAGGTGCAGCAGCGGATCCTCGGCGAGCTCAACAAAGCCTTGAAGGTCGAGCTCCGCTCGTGA
- the folD gene encoding bifunctional methylenetetrahydrofolate dehydrogenase/methenyltetrahydrofolate cyclohydrolase FolD: MILLDGNALRDTLLDELATEVASLPEAPRLTVLQVGEDPASGVYIRNKMRACERTGIVGEHLHLPADVTQAELEARMAALSAGAPDGVILQLPLPAHLDENAVMALLDPDKDVDGFHPVNLGRLVAGLPGLLPCTPAGVRELLRRNDIPTRGKHVVVIGRSVIVGKPAALLFLQKHALGDATVTVCHSASADLAEHCRRADILVAAVGRPLLVKGDWIKPGAVVVDVGMNRIEDASAKRGYRFVGDCDFDALRERASAMTPVPGGVGPLTVAMLLRNTVTAFRRRHSLAEA, encoded by the coding sequence GTGATCCTGCTGGACGGCAACGCGCTGCGCGACACCCTGCTCGACGAGCTGGCCACCGAGGTCGCCTCGCTGCCCGAGGCGCCCCGCCTCACCGTGCTGCAGGTGGGGGAGGACCCGGCCAGCGGCGTCTACATCCGCAACAAGATGCGGGCCTGCGAGCGCACGGGCATCGTGGGCGAGCATCTGCACCTGCCCGCGGACGTCACGCAGGCCGAGCTCGAGGCCCGCATGGCCGCGCTCAGCGCCGGCGCGCCCGACGGCGTGATCCTGCAGCTGCCGCTGCCGGCCCACCTCGACGAGAACGCCGTCATGGCGCTGCTCGACCCCGACAAGGACGTGGACGGCTTCCACCCCGTGAATCTCGGCCGTCTCGTGGCGGGTCTGCCCGGACTCCTGCCCTGCACCCCCGCCGGCGTGCGCGAGCTGCTGCGCCGGAACGACATTCCCACCCGCGGCAAGCACGTGGTGGTGATCGGGCGCAGCGTCATCGTGGGCAAGCCCGCGGCGCTGCTCTTCCTGCAGAAGCACGCGCTGGGCGACGCCACGGTGACCGTCTGCCACAGCGCGAGCGCGGACCTCGCCGAGCACTGCCGGCGCGCGGACATCCTCGTGGCCGCCGTGGGGCGGCCGCTGCTGGTGAAGGGCGACTGGATCAAGCCGGGCGCGGTGGTGGTGGACGTGGGGATGAACCGCATCGAGGATGCCTCCGCGAAGCGCGGCTACCGCTTCGTCGGCGACTGCGACTTCGACGCGCTCCGCGAGCGCGCCTCGGCCATGACGCCCGTGCCCGGCGGCGTGGGTCCGCTCACGGTGGCGATGCTGCTGCGCAATACCGTCACCGCGTTCCGCCGTCGGCACAGCCTGGCGGAGGCCTGA
- a CDS encoding cell division protein ZapA, with amino-acid sequence MASDPQVKVSIFGNEYRVRGDADAEQIQRIADYVDATMSAIAAGGRHVSTTRIAILAAFNIAAELHREREQGGRGSKAEAKAAELLRLFDDDALAAGGGD; translated from the coding sequence ATGGCCAGCGACCCCCAGGTCAAGGTGAGCATCTTCGGAAACGAGTACCGCGTGCGCGGCGACGCGGACGCGGAGCAGATCCAGCGGATCGCCGACTACGTGGACGCCACCATGTCGGCCATCGCGGCCGGCGGGCGCCACGTGTCCACCACGCGGATCGCCATCCTGGCGGCGTTCAACATCGCCGCCGAGCTCCATCGCGAGCGCGAGCAGGGGGGGAGGGGCTCCAAGGCCGAGGCCAAGGCCGCCGAGCTGCTCCGCCTGTTCGACGACGACGCGCTCGCCGCCGGCGGCGGCGACTAG
- the pheS gene encoding phenylalanine--tRNA ligase subunit alpha, whose protein sequence is MLDEIARLREILVAERSGLGDDTALEAFRLRYLGRKGLLPALFQQLSAAPPDERPALGKAIHALKGEVEAAVESARSALAAAAETALPPGFDPSLPPRLPWVGGRHVLAAGLDEIVGIFRGMGFSVAEGPEVELDAYNFQALNFPADHPSRDAQDTFYVSEDVLLRTHTSPVQIRYMEAHPPPVRIVVPGRVYRNEAVDASHGAEFHQVEGLYVDEGVTLGDLTTTLQHFAHEYFGPKARLRFRPHFFPFTEPSAEADMVCFGCGGDGCRICGGTGWIEILGAGMVHPNVFKAAGYDPERVTGFAFGMGIERIVMLRHGIEDLRLFLENDIRFLSQF, encoded by the coding sequence GTGCTGGACGAGATCGCCAGACTGCGAGAGATCCTGGTCGCCGAGCGCAGCGGACTGGGCGACGACACCGCGCTCGAGGCCTTCCGCCTGCGCTACCTGGGGCGGAAGGGCCTGCTGCCCGCGCTCTTCCAGCAGCTAAGCGCGGCGCCGCCCGACGAGCGCCCGGCCCTGGGCAAGGCCATCCACGCGCTGAAGGGCGAGGTGGAGGCGGCGGTGGAGTCCGCGCGCTCGGCCCTCGCCGCGGCCGCGGAGACCGCCCTGCCCCCCGGCTTCGATCCGAGCTTGCCGCCGCGGCTGCCCTGGGTGGGGGGCCGGCACGTCCTGGCCGCCGGGCTCGACGAGATCGTCGGCATCTTCCGGGGCATGGGCTTCAGCGTGGCCGAGGGCCCCGAGGTCGAGCTCGACGCCTACAACTTCCAGGCGCTGAACTTTCCCGCCGACCACCCCTCGCGCGACGCCCAGGACACCTTCTACGTCAGCGAGGACGTGCTCCTGCGCACGCACACCAGCCCGGTGCAGATCCGCTACATGGAAGCGCACCCGCCGCCGGTGCGCATCGTGGTGCCCGGGCGCGTCTATCGCAACGAGGCCGTGGACGCCTCGCACGGCGCGGAGTTCCACCAGGTGGAGGGCCTCTACGTCGACGAGGGCGTCACCCTCGGCGACCTCACCACCACGCTGCAGCACTTCGCCCACGAGTACTTCGGGCCCAAGGCGCGGCTGCGTTTCCGGCCGCACTTCTTCCCCTTCACGGAGCCCAGCGCCGAGGCGGACATGGTCTGCTTCGGCTGCGGCGGCGACGGCTGCCGCATCTGCGGGGGGACGGGCTGGATCGAGATCCTCGGCGCCGGCATGGTGCATCCGAACGTCTTCAAGGCCGCGGGCTACGACCCCGAGCGCGTGACGGGCTTCGCCTTCGGGATGGGCATCGAGCGCATCGTCATGCTGCGCCACGGCATCGAGGACCTCCGCCTCTTCCTCGAGAACGACATCCGCTTTCTTTCCCAGTTCTAG
- a CDS encoding polyprenyl synthetase family protein, translating into MDAFLAALEPALEAALPAKADCHPTLRAAMAHGLLGGGKRLRAQLLAAGMRLARYDQSVALLGASALEMLHAYSLIHDDLPAMDDDDLRRGRPTCHRVYGEAMAILAGDALQAQAFATLGAAIARAGLDAEQALAALDDFAHAAGPLELVGGQAGDLEPAGELAPAAQVEWIHRRKTAALIRSSLTLGARLGRAEHSLLDALAAAGLSLGLAFQAVDDLLDQEASREELGKTPGKDRALGKLTLPGVLGAAAARAAAREHLESALRQIPDVPAAEPLRALARRLVERRS; encoded by the coding sequence GTGGACGCCTTCCTCGCGGCCCTGGAGCCCGCCCTCGAGGCGGCGCTGCCCGCGAAGGCCGACTGCCATCCCACGCTGCGCGCGGCCATGGCCCACGGCCTGCTCGGCGGCGGCAAGCGTCTGCGCGCGCAGCTCCTCGCCGCGGGCATGCGCCTGGCGCGCTACGACCAGTCCGTCGCGCTGCTCGGCGCGAGCGCCCTGGAGATGCTGCACGCCTACTCGCTCATCCACGACGACCTGCCCGCCATGGACGACGACGACCTGCGCCGCGGCCGTCCCACCTGCCACAGGGTCTACGGCGAGGCGATGGCGATCCTGGCGGGCGACGCCCTGCAGGCCCAGGCCTTCGCCACCCTCGGCGCGGCCATCGCGCGGGCGGGGCTGGACGCGGAGCAGGCCCTTGCCGCCCTCGACGACTTCGCCCACGCCGCCGGCCCCCTGGAACTCGTGGGAGGGCAGGCCGGCGATCTCGAACCGGCGGGGGAACTCGCGCCCGCCGCGCAGGTAGAGTGGATCCACCGCCGCAAGACGGCGGCGCTGATCCGCAGCAGTCTCACGCTGGGGGCACGTCTCGGGCGCGCCGAGCACTCCCTTCTCGACGCGCTGGCGGCGGCGGGTCTGTCGCTCGGCCTCGCCTTCCAGGCCGTCGACGACCTGCTGGACCAGGAGGCCAGCCGCGAGGAGCTGGGCAAGACGCCCGGCAAGGACCGCGCGCTGGGCAAGCTGACGCTCCCGGGCGTCCTCGGAGCCGCGGCGGCCCGCGCGGCGGCGCGAGAGCATCTGGAGAGCGCCCTGCGCCAGATCCCCGACGTCCCCGCGGCCGAGCCGCTGCGGGCGCTGGCCCGGCGCCTGGTGGAGCGACGGTCCTGA